One Pseudomonas brassicacearum genomic region harbors:
- a CDS encoding ATP-binding protein: protein MTLRRRWDINTRTQLIALGPALLLTVLLISFFTFVRIQDLRQELNHTGQLIANQLAPATEYGVISGNKEVLESLLTATLATPHVRFLEIQDSTNRMLVYVEQSEPTDDHSQQVEVFQAPVRLQRIALNNDFLQGDSASTEAPGEDYLGRVIVGMSSDAFSQRQQEILFKAAILALFALLFTFLVARRLASNLSRPIRDIGNAVKAIQQGDYSTPLPIVDDGELGALSRHINNLADGLEQASREQHQAMEQLIKTREEAEKANSAKSEFLAMMSHELRTPMNGVLGMLQLLETTRMTDEQHEYTALASESTEHLLKVINDILDFSRIERSALELEHIPFNLAELVGSCAQSFQHSAAQRKLGLDLLIPDDMQALQVQGDPTRIRQILVNLIGNALKFTEQGQVTVQCQWQALDHELLWFTCTVRDSGIGIPAESLERMFDAFQQADSSISRRYGGTGLGLPIARTLAERMGGTLRAQSEEGLGSVFTLEIPLARSRQIPPPLAPRLSNGSGDGEGRNVLLVEDNPVNQTVIEAMLRSLGFTVSVAVDGAQAVRSAESLIFEAILMDCRLPIIDGYEATRQIRQLPGCSEVPIIALTANALQGDREACLAAGMNDYLAKPFKRVDLQQILQRWVH, encoded by the coding sequence ATGACCTTGCGTCGCCGCTGGGACATCAATACCCGCACCCAGCTCATCGCCCTCGGCCCGGCGCTGTTGCTGACCGTGCTGCTGATCAGCTTCTTCACCTTCGTGCGGATCCAGGACTTGCGCCAGGAACTCAATCACACCGGGCAACTGATCGCCAACCAACTGGCTCCAGCCACGGAGTACGGGGTGATCTCCGGCAACAAGGAGGTGCTGGAAAGCCTGCTCACCGCCACCCTGGCGACGCCCCACGTGCGTTTTCTGGAGATTCAGGACAGCACGAACCGGATGCTGGTGTACGTCGAGCAATCCGAACCAACCGACGACCACTCTCAGCAGGTCGAAGTGTTCCAGGCCCCGGTTCGCCTGCAACGCATTGCCCTGAACAATGATTTCCTGCAAGGCGACAGCGCTTCCACTGAGGCCCCCGGTGAAGACTACCTGGGCCGCGTGATCGTTGGCATGTCCAGTGACGCCTTCAGCCAGCGGCAGCAGGAAATTCTGTTCAAGGCCGCCATCCTGGCGCTGTTCGCCCTGTTGTTTACCTTTCTCGTGGCGCGCCGCCTGGCATCGAACCTGTCCCGTCCGATCCGTGATATCGGCAACGCGGTCAAAGCGATCCAGCAAGGCGACTACAGCACGCCGCTGCCCATCGTTGACGACGGCGAATTGGGAGCGTTGTCGCGGCACATCAACAACCTGGCCGACGGGCTCGAGCAAGCCAGCCGCGAACAACACCAGGCCATGGAGCAACTGATCAAGACCCGGGAGGAAGCGGAAAAGGCCAACAGCGCCAAGTCTGAGTTCCTGGCGATGATGAGCCATGAACTGCGCACGCCCATGAACGGTGTACTGGGCATGCTGCAACTGCTGGAAACCACCCGGATGACCGACGAGCAGCACGAGTACACGGCGCTGGCGTCCGAATCCACCGAGCACCTGCTGAAGGTGATCAACGACATCCTCGACTTTTCACGCATCGAGCGCTCGGCCCTGGAGCTGGAACACATCCCGTTCAATCTGGCGGAGCTGGTGGGCAGTTGCGCCCAGTCGTTCCAGCACAGCGCCGCGCAACGCAAACTGGGCCTGGACCTGCTGATCCCCGACGACATGCAAGCCTTGCAGGTCCAAGGCGATCCGACGCGGATCCGGCAGATTCTGGTGAACCTGATCGGCAACGCGCTGAAATTCACCGAGCAAGGTCAGGTCACCGTGCAGTGCCAATGGCAGGCCCTGGATCACGAACTGTTGTGGTTCACCTGCACGGTGCGGGACAGCGGCATAGGCATTCCGGCCGAGAGCCTGGAGCGCATGTTCGACGCCTTCCAACAGGCCGACAGCTCGATTTCCCGGCGTTACGGCGGCACCGGCCTGGGCCTGCCAATTGCCCGCACCCTGGCCGAACGCATGGGCGGCACGCTGCGAGCCCAGAGTGAAGAAGGCCTGGGCTCGGTGTTCACCCTCGAGATTCCGCTGGCCCGCTCGCGGCAGATCCCGCCGCCCCTGGCGCCGCGCCTGTCGAACGGCAGCGGCGATGGCGAAGGCCGTAACGTGTTGTTGGTCGAGGACAACCCGGTGAATCAGACGGTGATCGAAGCCATGCTGCGCAGCCTGGGCTTCACGGTCAGCGTCGCCGTCGACGGTGCCCAGGCCGTACGCAGCGCCGAAAGCCTGATATTCGAAGCGATCCTCATGGATTGCCGATTGCCCATTATCGACGGTTACGAAGCCACGCGGCAGATCCGGCAGTTACCCGGCTGCAGCGAAGTGCCGATCATCGCCCTGACCGCCAATGCCTTGCAGGGCGACCGCGAGGCCTGCCTGGCGGCGGGTATGAACGATTACCTGGCCAAGCCGTTCAAACGCGTTGACCTGCAGCAAATTCTGCAACGTTGGGTGCATTAG
- the fabA gene encoding 3-hydroxyacyl-[acyl-carrier-protein] dehydratase FabA — MTKQNAFTREDLLRCSRGELFGPGNAQLPAPNMLMVDRITHISEEGGKYGKGELVAELDINPDLWFFACHFEGDPVMPGCLGLDAMWQLVGFFLGWQGLPGRGRALGSGEVKFFGQVLPTAKKITYNIHIKRVLKGKLNMAIADGSVTVDGREIYTAEGLRVGVFTSTDNF; from the coding sequence ATGACCAAACAAAACGCCTTTACTCGGGAAGACCTGCTGCGCTGCAGTCGCGGTGAGCTGTTCGGCCCAGGTAACGCGCAACTGCCCGCCCCGAACATGCTGATGGTGGATCGCATCACCCATATCAGCGAAGAGGGTGGCAAGTACGGCAAAGGTGAATTGGTCGCCGAGCTGGATATCAATCCGGACCTGTGGTTCTTCGCCTGCCACTTCGAGGGTGATCCGGTGATGCCAGGCTGCCTGGGCCTGGATGCCATGTGGCAACTGGTCGGTTTCTTCCTCGGCTGGCAAGGCCTGCCGGGTCGCGGTCGCGCCCTGGGTTCAGGCGAAGTGAAGTTCTTTGGTCAGGTCCTGCCGACCGCCAAGAAAATCACCTATAACATTCATATCAAACGCGTCCTCAAGGGCAAGCTGAACATGGCCATTGCCGATGGTTCGGTGACCGTGGACGGTCGCGAGATCTACACCGCCGAAGGCCTTCGGGTCGGCGTTTTCACCTCCACTGACAACTTCTAA
- the fabB gene encoding beta-ketoacyl-ACP synthase I, with the protein MRRVVITGLGIVSCLGNDKETVSANLRASRPGIRFNPEYAEMGLRSQVSGSIDLPLEELIDRKIYRFVGHAAAYAYLAMKDAIADSGLTEEQVSNPRTGLIAGSGGASTLNQMEALDILREKGVKRVGPYRVTRTMSSTVSACLATPFKIKGLNYSIASACATSAHCIGNAMEQIQMGKQDVVFAGGGEEEHWSQSFLFDAMGALSSQYNDTPEKASRAYDAKRDGFVIAGGGGMVVVEELEHALARGAKIYAEIVGYGATSDGYDMVAPSGEGAIRCMQMAMSTVDAPIDYLNTHGTSTPVGDVMEMKGVREVFGDKAPAISSTKSLSGHSLGAAGVHEAIYCMLMMEGNFMAGSANIDELDPEVADMPILTKTREDATINTVMSNSFGFGGTNATLVLKRWQGK; encoded by the coding sequence ATGCGCCGCGTCGTTATCACTGGTCTGGGCATCGTTTCGTGCCTGGGCAATGACAAAGAGACCGTCTCCGCTAACCTGCGTGCAAGTCGCCCTGGCATCCGGTTCAACCCGGAATATGCCGAAATGGGTCTGCGTAGCCAGGTTTCCGGCTCCATTGACCTTCCCCTCGAAGAGCTGATCGATCGCAAGATCTACCGTTTCGTCGGCCACGCGGCGGCTTACGCCTACCTGGCCATGAAGGACGCTATCGCTGACTCCGGTCTGACCGAAGAGCAAGTGTCCAACCCGCGCACCGGCCTGATCGCCGGTTCTGGTGGCGCCTCGACGCTGAACCAGATGGAAGCGTTGGACATCCTGCGCGAAAAAGGCGTCAAGCGTGTCGGCCCGTACCGCGTCACGCGGACCATGAGCAGCACCGTTTCCGCCTGCCTGGCGACCCCGTTCAAGATCAAGGGCCTGAACTACTCCATCGCCTCTGCCTGCGCCACCAGTGCTCACTGCATTGGCAACGCCATGGAACAGATCCAGATGGGCAAGCAGGACGTCGTATTCGCCGGCGGCGGTGAAGAAGAACATTGGAGCCAGTCGTTCCTGTTCGACGCCATGGGCGCCCTGTCCAGCCAATACAACGACACCCCGGAAAAGGCCTCCCGCGCCTACGACGCCAAGCGTGACGGTTTCGTCATTGCCGGCGGCGGCGGCATGGTGGTGGTCGAGGAGCTGGAACACGCCCTGGCCCGTGGCGCGAAAATCTACGCGGAAATCGTCGGCTATGGCGCCACTTCCGATGGCTACGACATGGTCGCCCCAAGCGGCGAAGGTGCCATCCGCTGCATGCAGATGGCCATGTCCACCGTTGATGCACCGATCGACTACCTGAACACCCACGGCACCTCGACCCCGGTCGGTGACGTGATGGAAATGAAAGGTGTGCGTGAAGTCTTCGGCGACAAGGCCCCGGCCATCAGCTCCACCAAGAGCTTGTCGGGTCACTCCCTGGGCGCCGCCGGCGTTCACGAAGCGATCTATTGCATGCTGATGATGGAAGGCAACTTCATGGCAGGTTCGGCCAACATCGACGAACTGGATCCGGAAGTGGCCGACATGCCAATCCTGACCAAGACTCGCGAAGACGCCACCATCAACACCGTGATGAGCAACAGCTTCGGCTTTGGTGGCACCAACGCCACCCTGGTATTGAAGCGCTGGCAGGGCAAGTAA
- a CDS encoding DUF3859 domain-containing protein — MHLTRSSALVALLLTCGLAQAEVRVEGPVEYGVFDGPQAELQSGERVLRRSNEQIRQTESVPAKLGTKFGMRYQLAGKVADDQPLTLLYFTPGIRTPDGVRHDKFEVIQKLVPGAPQDVMAYEFTESHEVVPGEWRFMVFQGDRLLTQQRFVVR, encoded by the coding sequence ATGCACCTCACCCGTTCAAGCGCATTGGTCGCGCTGTTGTTGACCTGCGGTCTGGCCCAGGCAGAAGTTCGTGTCGAAGGCCCGGTGGAATACGGCGTTTTCGACGGCCCGCAAGCCGAGCTGCAATCGGGGGAGAGGGTTCTGCGTCGCAGCAACGAGCAGATCCGCCAGACTGAAAGCGTACCGGCGAAACTGGGCACCAAGTTTGGCATGCGCTACCAGTTGGCGGGCAAGGTCGCTGATGACCAGCCGTTGACGCTGTTGTACTTCACGCCTGGCATCCGCACCCCTGACGGCGTGCGCCACGATAAATTCGAAGTCATCCAGAAACTGGTGCCTGGCGCGCCTCAGGACGTCATGGCCTACGAGTTCACCGAAAGCCACGAAGTGGTGCCGGGAGAGTGGCGGTTCATGGTGTTCCAGGGGGATCGGCTGCTGACGCAGCAACGGTTTGTGGTGCGCTGA
- a CDS encoding amidohydrolase family protein gives MAREYVYSDAHLHYVDFFQETAGMPKLLQAMADNRIEHVMISGIPVAKKWHEDEPKRPRYYAGDDADAYWYSATDVIVAAAVSKLSAEQRQRFHPFLSGFNPNDKNSAAHIQRMLDLYPGLWQGIGEVFTRHDDLTALTSGDTPRANNEAMTRIYHLAAENDLPVMLHSNITSKREKNPLYLAEMEEPLRNHPHTRFIWAHAGTSMEIHRHQTQLDFLLPTLTRMLESYPNLYVDLSWSLLTPYLLDEAGKPRPEWVQLVERFPERFMVGSDVVGRFNKLGKELHSFDPFLDALPEDVARKVARDNFLAVLPRSVVR, from the coding sequence ATGGCCCGCGAATACGTCTACAGCGATGCGCACTTGCATTACGTCGATTTCTTCCAGGAAACCGCCGGCATGCCCAAGCTGCTCCAGGCAATGGCGGACAATCGCATCGAGCATGTGATGATTTCCGGCATTCCGGTGGCCAAGAAATGGCATGAGGACGAGCCCAAGCGTCCACGTTATTACGCCGGTGACGATGCGGACGCCTATTGGTACAGCGCCACCGATGTGATCGTCGCCGCTGCGGTGAGCAAACTGAGTGCCGAGCAACGCCAGCGCTTCCATCCGTTCCTGTCGGGCTTCAATCCCAACGACAAGAACTCCGCCGCGCACATCCAGCGCATGCTCGACCTGTACCCGGGGCTGTGGCAAGGCATCGGGGAGGTGTTCACCCGCCACGATGACCTCACGGCGTTGACCTCCGGTGATACCCCGAGGGCCAATAACGAAGCCATGACGCGGATCTATCACCTGGCGGCGGAGAACGATCTGCCGGTGATGTTGCATTCAAACATCACTTCCAAGCGTGAGAAAAATCCGCTGTACCTGGCAGAAATGGAGGAACCCCTGCGTAATCATCCGCACACGCGGTTCATCTGGGCCCACGCCGGCACCAGCATGGAGATCCACCGCCACCAGACCCAGCTGGATTTTCTGTTGCCGACCCTGACCCGGATGCTCGAGTCCTACCCCAATCTGTACGTAGACCTGTCTTGGAGCCTGCTCACGCCGTACTTGCTGGACGAGGCGGGAAAGCCCCGGCCGGAGTGGGTGCAGCTGGTAGAGCGCTTTCCGGAGCGCTTCATGGTGGGGTCGGATGTGGTCGGGCGTTTCAACAAGCTCGGTAAGGAATTGCACAGCTTCGATCCGTTCCTGGATGCCTTGCCGGAAGACGTGGCCAGGAAGGTGGCGCGGGATAATTTCCTAGCGGTGTTGCCGCGTTCAGTCGTCCGCTGA
- a CDS encoding pirin family protein — protein sequence MTTPLTVRPRAEDVEGQPILRPLPSAKCRSVGPFVFFDHMLQTSYAAGRGMNIRQHPHIGLSTLTYLFEGKLQHKDSLGSDQVVDAGDVSWMTAGSAIAHVERTPESLLGSDFVMHGLQVWLASPKSHEEGPGHYSHHPAHSLPVSDNLGVSIRMIAGSGFCLESPVPVLSPTLYAELNLQTATTLLIPTEHEERALYVLSGEALLEGEPVEPHSLVILPVGEEMALFAGSDCHAVLFGGAPLDGPRRINWNFVSSDPARIDEARRRWAARDWPTVPGESERIELP from the coding sequence ATGACCACGCCCCTGACCGTCCGCCCCCGCGCAGAAGATGTTGAAGGCCAGCCGATTCTTCGCCCGTTGCCGTCCGCCAAGTGTCGCAGTGTCGGACCTTTCGTGTTTTTCGACCACATGCTGCAAACCTCCTACGCGGCCGGTAGAGGCATGAACATCCGTCAGCATCCCCACATCGGGCTGTCCACCCTCACCTACCTGTTCGAGGGGAAACTCCAGCATAAGGACAGCCTGGGTTCCGATCAGGTGGTGGACGCTGGGGATGTCAGCTGGATGACCGCCGGCAGCGCCATTGCCCATGTCGAACGCACCCCCGAATCACTGCTGGGGAGTGATTTCGTCATGCACGGGTTGCAAGTCTGGCTGGCCTCGCCCAAATCCCACGAAGAAGGGCCAGGGCACTACAGCCATCATCCGGCACACAGCCTGCCCGTCAGCGACAACCTGGGGGTCAGTATCCGGATGATCGCCGGATCAGGCTTTTGCCTGGAATCGCCGGTACCGGTGTTGTCTCCTACGCTGTATGCCGAACTGAACCTACAAACCGCGACGACCTTGCTGATTCCCACCGAGCATGAAGAGCGGGCCCTGTATGTCTTGAGTGGCGAGGCGTTGCTGGAGGGCGAGCCGGTGGAACCCCACTCGTTGGTGATCCTGCCGGTCGGGGAAGAGATGGCGCTGTTTGCGGGCAGTGACTGCCATGCCGTGCTGTTCGGCGGCGCACCGCTGGATGGGCCGCGGCGGATAAACTGGAACTTCGTCTCCAGTGATCCGGCCCGGATAGATGAAGCCCGCCGGCGCTGGGCGGCTAGGGACTGGCCGACCGTGCCGGGGGAAAGCGAGCGGATCGAGTTGCCCTGA
- a CDS encoding dienelactone hydrolase family protein codes for MSQVTVRSLVYQIEGQTYEGRLAFDISQQGSRPGLLMAPNWMGVGAGAEDIAKSVAANGYVVLIADLYGQALRPSNADEAGAAMMPLKNDRALLRKRMQAALEQLQNQGEAQVDASRLATFGFCFGGCCALELARTGAPLKAAISFHGTLDTPNPADAQNIQGSVLVMHGASDPLVPKEQLPAFEDEMNAAGVDWQLLSYGGAVHSFTDPQANVPGKMMYNAKVAGRAFRSMHNLLDEVFKG; via the coding sequence ATGAGTCAGGTTACGGTTCGTTCGCTGGTCTATCAGATTGAAGGTCAAACCTATGAAGGCCGACTGGCCTTCGACATTAGCCAGCAGGGTTCGCGCCCCGGCTTACTGATGGCGCCGAACTGGATGGGCGTGGGGGCAGGGGCCGAGGACATTGCCAAGTCGGTGGCGGCCAACGGCTACGTCGTATTGATTGCCGATCTGTACGGGCAGGCTTTGCGCCCGAGCAATGCCGATGAGGCCGGGGCGGCGATGATGCCCCTCAAGAACGACCGGGCGCTGTTGCGCAAGCGCATGCAGGCGGCGCTCGAGCAACTGCAAAACCAGGGTGAAGCGCAGGTCGATGCTTCCAGGTTGGCCACGTTCGGCTTCTGCTTCGGTGGCTGCTGCGCCCTGGAATTGGCCCGTACCGGCGCACCGCTGAAGGCCGCGATTTCATTCCATGGCACCCTGGATACACCGAACCCGGCGGATGCGCAGAACATCCAGGGTTCGGTGTTGGTGATGCACGGGGCTTCGGATCCGCTGGTGCCTAAAGAACAACTACCCGCCTTCGAAGACGAAATGAACGCCGCCGGGGTGGATTGGCAACTGCTGAGCTACGGTGGCGCGGTGCACTCGTTCACCGACCCGCAGGCCAATGTGCCGGGCAAGATGATGTACAACGCCAAGGTCGCTGGACGGGCGTTCAGGTCGATGCATAACTTGCTGGATGAAGTGTTCAAGGGCTGA
- the htpG gene encoding molecular chaperone HtpG — MSVETQKETLGFQTEVKQLLHLMIHSLYSNKEIFLRELISNASDAVDKLRFEALSKPELLEGGAELKIRVSFDKDAKTVTLEDNGIGMSREEVITHLGTIAKSGTADFMKNLSGDQKKDSHLIGQFGVGFYSAFIVADQVEVFSRRAGLAASEGVHWSSKGEGEFEVATVDKADRGTRIVLHLKSGEDEFADGWRLRNIIKKYSDHIALPIELPKEVTAAEGEEKPEVEWETVNRASALWTRPRTEVKDEEYQEFYKHIAHDYENPLSWSHNKVEGKLEYNSLLYVPARAPFDLYQREAPRGLKLYVQRVFVMDQAESFLPLYLRFIKGVVDSNDLSLNVSREILQKDPIIDSMKSALTKRVLDMVEKLAKNEPEQYKSFWKNFGQVMKEGPAEDFANKEKIAGLLRFASTQGDDGEQIVGLADYLARAKEGQDKIYYLTGETYAQVKNSPHLEVFRKKGIEVLLLTDRIDEWLMSYLNEFDGKSFVDVARGDLDLGNLDSEEDKKAAEEVAKSKEGLVERIKTALGDAVSEVRVSHRLTDSPAILAIGEQDLGLQMRQILEASGQKVPDSKPIFEFNPAHPLVEKLDNEQSEERFGDLSHILFDQAALAAGDSLKDPAAYVRRLNKLLVELSA, encoded by the coding sequence ATGAGCGTGGAAACTCAAAAGGAAACCCTGGGCTTCCAGACCGAGGTGAAGCAGCTGCTGCACCTGATGATTCACTCGCTGTATTCCAATAAGGAAATTTTCCTTCGCGAGCTGATTTCGAACGCCTCTGACGCTGTCGACAAATTACGTTTCGAAGCCCTTTCCAAGCCTGAACTGCTGGAAGGCGGCGCTGAGCTGAAAATCCGTGTGAGCTTCGACAAGGACGCGAAAACCGTCACCCTCGAAGACAACGGCATCGGCATGAGCCGCGAAGAGGTGATCACGCACCTGGGCACCATCGCCAAGTCTGGCACCGCCGACTTCATGAAGAACCTGTCCGGCGACCAGAAGAAAGATTCCCACCTGATCGGTCAGTTCGGCGTCGGTTTCTATTCCGCGTTCATCGTGGCCGACCAGGTCGAAGTGTTCAGCCGCCGTGCCGGCCTCGCTGCAAGCGAAGGCGTGCACTGGTCGTCCAAGGGCGAAGGCGAGTTTGAAGTCGCCACTGTCGACAAGGCTGATCGCGGTACCCGCATCGTGTTGCACCTCAAGTCCGGCGAAGACGAGTTCGCCGATGGCTGGCGTCTGCGCAACATCATCAAGAAGTACTCCGACCACATCGCGCTGCCAATCGAGCTGCCGAAGGAAGTCACCGCTGCCGAAGGCGAAGAAAAGCCTGAAGTGGAATGGGAAACCGTCAACCGCGCCAGTGCCCTGTGGACCCGTCCGCGCACCGAAGTGAAAGACGAGGAATACCAGGAGTTCTACAAGCACATCGCCCACGATTACGAGAACCCGCTGAGCTGGAGCCATAACAAGGTCGAAGGCAAGCTGGAATACAACTCGCTGCTGTACGTGCCGGCCCGTGCGCCGTTCGACCTGTACCAGCGCGAAGCGCCACGCGGCTTGAAGCTGTATGTCCAGCGCGTGTTCGTGATGGACCAGGCCGAGTCGTTCCTGCCGCTGTACCTGCGTTTCATCAAGGGTGTGGTGGATTCCAACGACCTGTCGCTGAACGTGTCGCGGGAAATCCTGCAGAAAGATCCGATCATCGACTCCATGAAGTCGGCGCTGACCAAGCGTGTGTTGGACATGGTGGAAAAACTGGCGAAGAACGAGCCCGAGCAGTACAAGAGCTTCTGGAAGAACTTCGGCCAGGTGATGAAAGAAGGTCCGGCCGAAGACTTCGCCAACAAAGAGAAGATCGCCGGCCTGCTGCGCTTTGCCTCGACCCAGGGTGACGATGGCGAGCAGATCGTTGGCCTGGCCGATTACCTGGCCCGTGCCAAGGAAGGTCAGGACAAGATCTACTACCTGACCGGTGAAACGTATGCACAGGTCAAGAACAGCCCGCACCTGGAAGTCTTCCGCAAGAAAGGCATCGAAGTGCTGCTGCTGACCGATCGCATCGACGAGTGGCTGATGAGCTACCTCAACGAGTTCGACGGCAAGAGCTTTGTCGACGTGGCCCGTGGTGACCTGGACCTTGGCAACCTGGATTCGGAAGAAGACAAGAAAGCCGCCGAGGAAGTCGCCAAGAGCAAGGAAGGTCTGGTTGAGCGGATCAAGACCGCCCTGGGCGATGCTGTCAGTGAAGTGCGCGTCTCGCACCGTCTGACCGACTCTCCGGCGATCCTGGCCATTGGCGAGCAGGACCTTGGTCTGCAGATGCGCCAGATCCTCGAAGCCAGCGGTCAGAAGGTCCCGGACTCCAAGCCGATCTTCGAATTCAACCCGGCCCACCCGCTGGTGGAAAAACTCGACAACGAGCAGAGCGAAGAGCGTTTTGGCGACCTGTCGCACATCCTGTTCGACCAGGCAGCCCTGGCGGCCGGCGACAGCCTGAAGGACCCGGCGGCGTATGTACGCCGCCTGAACAAGCTGCTGGTTGAACTGTCAGCTTAA
- a CDS encoding PaaI family thioesterase yields the protein MSDVTEEQLRQACERGDYALLLASIPYAQLIGVECSGQGDELLFRLPANKDNIGNPLLPAIHGGVIAGFMELSAAVYLLITTGAPGVPKIIDFSLDYLRAGQFRDTYAKCQVWRQGRRVANVAITAWQEAEAEPIATARAHFKIQEPSKPDRP from the coding sequence ATGAGCGATGTCACCGAGGAGCAACTGCGCCAGGCTTGTGAGCGGGGCGACTACGCGCTGCTGCTGGCCTCGATTCCCTATGCGCAACTGATTGGCGTCGAGTGCTCGGGCCAAGGCGATGAATTGCTGTTCCGGCTGCCGGCCAACAAGGACAACATTGGTAACCCTTTACTGCCAGCGATCCACGGCGGGGTCATTGCCGGTTTCATGGAACTGTCGGCGGCCGTTTATCTGCTGATCACCACCGGCGCGCCGGGCGTGCCAAAAATCATCGACTTCTCCCTGGATTACCTGCGCGCCGGGCAGTTTCGCGACACCTATGCCAAATGCCAGGTCTGGCGTCAGGGGCGGCGAGTGGCCAACGTGGCGATCACCGCCTGGCAGGAGGCCGAAGCCGAGCCCATCGCCACCGCCCGGGCGCATTTCAAGATCCAGGAGCCCTCAAAACCCGATCGCCCTTGA
- a CDS encoding PaaI family thioesterase has translation MAEDPVFERATRFLSALRHCQVLGLKLHSASREGLTVILPYSPGIVGNPLTGIIHGGALTSLMDTACGMSTLCVLPQFEVCPTLDLRIDYMHAAEPHKDIYGFAQCYRVTPDVIFSRGFAWQDDPEQPIAHVVGTFMRLGDHARGFKRGGPATAVDQP, from the coding sequence ATGGCCGAAGACCCCGTTTTTGAGCGTGCGACACGTTTTTTGTCCGCACTGAGACATTGCCAGGTACTGGGCCTGAAGCTGCACAGCGCCAGTCGCGAAGGATTGACCGTAATTTTGCCTTACAGCCCCGGGATCGTCGGCAATCCCCTTACGGGAATTATCCATGGCGGGGCCCTGACCTCATTGATGGACACGGCATGTGGCATGTCGACCTTATGCGTGTTGCCGCAGTTCGAGGTCTGTCCGACCCTGGACCTGCGCATCGACTACATGCACGCCGCCGAGCCCCATAAGGATATCTACGGCTTCGCTCAATGCTACCGGGTCACCCCGGACGTGATCTTCAGCCGGGGTTTTGCCTGGCAGGACGACCCCGAGCAGCCCATCGCCCATGTAGTGGGCACCTTCATGCGCCTGGGTGACCACGCCAGAGGGTTCAAGAGGGGCGGTCCAGCGACCGCCGTAGACCAACCATGA
- a CDS encoding DUF599 domain-containing protein yields MSFIQANLIHLLAAAWFIICWGGYTRYATWKARDTACLASVMHLYREDWMRRMLLRENRIADASVIGNLERNASFFASSTLIILAGILTVLGASDRAVSLLADLPMVQQASQGMAEVKLLCLALVFVYAFFTFSWCMRQYNFAAVLVGSAPMIGERHVSEQERKAFALRAARVISMAANQFNFGLRSYYFGMTMLAWFVSPWLFMLMSAGVVFVLYQREFHSDVLDVMVYTPTEAPSPEVGKEAV; encoded by the coding sequence ATGTCATTCATCCAAGCCAACCTGATCCATCTGCTTGCCGCCGCCTGGTTCATCATCTGCTGGGGCGGATATACCCGTTATGCCACCTGGAAGGCCCGCGACACGGCCTGCCTGGCCAGCGTGATGCACCTGTACCGCGAGGACTGGATGCGCCGCATGCTGTTGCGCGAGAACCGCATCGCCGATGCCAGCGTGATTGGTAACCTGGAGCGCAACGCCTCGTTCTTCGCCTCCAGTACGTTGATCATCCTGGCCGGTATCCTGACGGTGCTCGGGGCGTCCGATCGGGCGGTGTCGCTGCTGGCTGACCTGCCGATGGTGCAGCAAGCCTCCCAAGGCATGGCGGAAGTCAAGTTGCTGTGCCTGGCGTTGGTGTTTGTATATGCGTTCTTCACATTCAGCTGGTGCATGCGCCAATACAACTTCGCGGCGGTTCTGGTGGGATCGGCGCCGATGATCGGCGAGCGTCATGTCTCCGAGCAGGAGCGCAAGGCCTTTGCACTAAGGGCGGCGCGAGTGATCTCCATGGCCGCCAACCAGTTCAACTTCGGCCTGCGCTCTTATTATTTCGGCATGACCATGTTGGCGTGGTTCGTCAGTCCTTGGTTATTCATGTTGATGAGTGCCGGCGTGGTGTTTGTGTTGTACCAGCGGGAGTTTCATTCCGACGTGCTGGATGTCATGGTCTATACCCCTACGGAGGCGCCATCGCCTGAAGTGGGCAAGGAAGCCGTTTGA